In Hippoglossus hippoglossus isolate fHipHip1 chromosome 11, fHipHip1.pri, whole genome shotgun sequence, the sequence TCTCCCATACGCCTTTTTTCTGTTAAGATCggttgaaaaacacacactactTATTTGTTGTATCTGTTAGTGAACCCTTTCAGTTACATTTGTGAGCATACATGTTATTTATGAGATCAATAAATATTGCACACTGGTTTAAATATTGTGGGAAATGTCTCATCTGTCAATTGATCTCAACTTTTTTAGATCCCCCATCTTCACCGGTGCCAGAATATGTGTTCAAGCCACCATCACGGCCAGACTTTGGCACCATGGGCAGGACAATCAAGCTCCAGGCCAACTTCTTTGAGATGGAAATCCCCAAACTGGAGGTCTACCATTATGACATCGACATCAAGCCCGAGAAATGCCCCAGGAGGGTCAATcggtatatacacacacacacgcgtgtaGTCCTTTAGCAGCTGCTTGCATGTGGTGAATCCGTGTTGGAATGTTTCGGGCACTGTGgtaatttctttttcatttcgtTCCCAGTGAAATTGTGGAGCACATGGTCCAGCACTTTAAAACACAGATCTTTGGTGATCGAAAGCCAGTGTATGATGGGAGGAAGAATCTCTACACAGCCATGCCCTTACCCATAGGCAGAGACAAGGTATGTCGTCACCAGGACAACCAGCAATACAATCTCCACTCGTGAAAATCCGCAAAAAAAATGAtgtctatttattttctttcccatCTAACACACAGGTAGAGCTTGAAGTGACCATTCCTGGTGAGGGCAAGGACCGCAGCTTCAAAGTATCCATCAAGTGGATGTCCTGCGTTAGTCTGCAAGCTCTGCACGAGGCACTGGCAGGGCGGCTTCCCAGTGTCCCCTTTGAGACCATTCAAGCCTTGGATGTGGTCATGAGGCATTTGCCCTCAATGAGGTGGGTCTTAGATTATTGGATCTTGTTTCATATATGAGTGATGGGCTGTCGTTATAGGTTTTTAGCACAATTATCTTACTTTAGACAGAGATAGTTAGCatgacaacacattttttttctgtgtctttagTAGGTGTCTTTCTTTCAACCTGTTCATCGAATAGCGTCTGTTTCTCTAAACATGTTAACCAGGTTtcattttttctgttaaaggtaTACCCCAGTGGGCCGTTCTTTCTTCACTCCATCAGAGGGATGTTCGAACCCCCTCGGTGGTGGCAGAGAGGTGTGGTTTGGCTTCCATCAGTCTGTCAGGCCTTCCCTCTGGAAAATGATGCTCAACATTGATGGTAATTTTCACGTCGCTCCTGCAGTGCTTGTGTAAAGTAGTGGTGTTCCTGTGAATCTCATCTCTGTGTCCTTGTTTTGCTTGCAGTTTCCGCCACTGCATTCTACAAAGCCCAGCCTGTAATTGAGTTCATGTGTGAGGTCTTGGATTTCAAAAGCATTGAAGAACAACAGAAGCCCTTAACAGACTCTCAACGAGTTAAATTTACAAAGGAAATCAAAGGTAAGTAATGTTGTGTTCATTGTGCTCATTGAGGAATGACTCTGTTTGACAGTCTTTATTTTGTAGGGGTTTTCTAGGTGAAGTGTCTTTAAAAATACAAGAGTAGGTGAAAACCAAGTAAATGGCTAAAACAAGTTTGGtcatatttttgtcatttacatgtttttctgttgctgttgccACAAAGTGGAACAAGAGGGAAATAGTGACATAAATGAGACAATTAAGACAACATGTTTACCAGCTTTTTCAAAGATTCGGGTCTTGTCTTCTAAAATCCTGATTATATAACAGCAACATCATCTGACAAAATCCCCATAAACATGTATTAGACAAAGACGGGGGCTGTACTGTCATTTCagtcacatttacatacaaaatgatgagtcagagagaaacaaagttAAAGTCTCATGCAGGTCTGTGTcagcagctctgaggtcaaTTAAATCAGATGCCTCGAGAGGTGTACCTTTTGTAGAGAACCTTGCATTTGTGGGGCAATACTGGAGACTTGTTATGGAATGTAGCTAAGTTCTTTCCAAAAAGTCTCTAGATTTAGCTCTGAAAAGTTGGCAAATATTGCGGCAAAGGTGCTAAATTGGCCGCATTGCCGATGAACATCCCCCCGGTCAACGTAATATAAACTGTGTCCACCAATTAATTTTGAAGGATCAACGGACAGTGGGGGAATTTCCAACTCTCGTCTCCTCTGTCCAGGTCTGAAGGTGGAGATCACTCACTGTGGGCAGATGAAGAGGAAGTACAGAGTGTGCAACGTTACCAGAAGACCTGCCAGCCACCAAACGTAAGAATGAAGTGttacacaaaatgtaaaatgcatgtTGATGAAGGAATGTATAATAAACAATCAATAACATCGATAACCGGTGTGAGAATTCTCATTATGAAAAGTCTGCTAAGTGAAAATGACCATCAGGCATATTgagtgtttcatttatttattcccaTAGGTtccctctgcagcaggagaacgGCCAAACTATTGAATGCACAGTAGCACAGTACTTCAAAGATAAGTACAAGCTCATCTTGCGATACCCCCACCTCCCATGTCTACAGGTGGGACAGGAGCAGAAGCACACCTACCTACCTCTAGAGGTAAATATCAACGTCTTGTGCTCACAATGTTTGCTTTTACAAGAGTGACCTGattcacatgttgtgttttgctttgtgcGTCCACTCCAGGTGTGTAACATAGTGGCAGGACAGCGCTGCATAAAAAAACTGACAGACAATCAAACATCCACTATGATCCGCGCCACAGCCCGATCTGCACCAGACCGTCAGGACGAGATTAGTAAACTGGTGAGTCATTGGGAGATAAATGCCAAAAATCTTGTTTTCCACAGGTTTGACACTGTCTCTGTATCAGTTTGACACAGTAAACAGTAGGAATGTTGACACTGTGCTGCTAGTTGCCAGGATTCATCGATAGTGGTTGCCCGGTGATCTGGGGCATGTAGCAAAAACATGGCCAAGGTGATAAAATCACAAACTCTATGAAAACATGACCCAAATAACCCCAAACAACAAAGGCTTGTAAAATCAATGGTTGTAGCCGGTCCACTGACACATGACTCCCCACACCAGAGAACTTTGAAACATGCACAtgtgacagctgctgctgctcaacaaaTAGTCTTACCAACCAGCTGTCGGTATTCCTGACTGTCGTGACCCTGAGGaccagggctccagactaactttttacattggttACACCGGTGCGCCTAACCTTTGCATTTAGGGGCACCAGCACATAATTTAGGTTCACCCAAAATGTTTCACTGTGCCTTTTGGCACCGCAATAATACACCTATTATACCTCTTCTTAGTTCACAAAATATCTGTAGTAGTACAGACAAGGCATGAATGTGAACAGTTTTTTACCATTGTCTGATATATCAGGAAAACtttggaagaaaagaaaaataattcttAATTGAAATGTTATTTAGTTTGCAGTTTTTCTGATGAAGCGTAAGGTAAGATATTCAcagttcatttttctttcagatGAGAAGTGCCAATTTCAACACTGACCCTTACGTTCGCGAGTTCGGAGTGATGGTGAGAGACGAGATGACGGAAGTGAACGGCCGCGTCCTGCAGGCCCCCTCTATCCTGTATGGAGGCAGGGTACGTGGAGCAACTGCTGATGTACTCCTCAAGCATTTAATTCCACGCAGATCATTCATTGATATTAAGTTACATTTCTAACCTCGTCTTCTGCACAGTGATTAGCTCTAATACGGCTGTTTTTACAATTTGCAGAACAAAGCAATAGCCACACCTATCCAGGGAGTATGGGACATGAGGAACAAGCAGTTCCACACTGGCATCGAGATCAAAGTGTGGGCCATCGCCTGCTTCGCACCACAGAGACAATGTACTGAACTCCTGCTCAAGTAAGTGACATGCATAGAGTGCATCTTCTCCAGCATACAGCTGCTCTTTGTTGGCTATTTAACAGGTGTGAGCATAGCTTGATTTTCAAATGTTGCAGCGCAGCAAGGGCAATGAGGTTGTCTTACTTGATTTGTGCTTCTGTTTTAAGAGCACACGTTAAGTATGTACAGCTGTGCCATGCATAAGCCAGGCTTTATCCTTTGCTTTTATGTACGTAACTGTATGTAGAGTATGTTACAAGCTTCATCATGTTCGATGCCAAATATAGTGCAAAGAAAGGCTGGTAGACTCAGTTTTATTTAGGTGTCAGATTTTCAATTCCGGTTTACAGCCGTGCAGGCTCCACATTATGCTCTGGAGTCCATGACCTGCTCTTGATTTTGCTGTGATGTGGCTCCGTCTTTTTAATTTTGtctgaatgaataaacaataaacaagttCCTCATCTGTCTCAGAGCCTTCACAGATCAGCTGAGGAAGATCTCCAGGGATGCAGGGATGCCCATCCAGGGTCAGCCTTGCTTCTGTAAGTACGCCCAGGGAGCGGACAGCGTGGAGCCCATGTTCAGGCACCTCAAGTACACCTACCAGGGCCTCCAGCTGGTCGTGGTTATCCTGCCGGGGAAGACGCCTGTCTACGGTGAGGggtctactactactactactgtttgttgttatttgaaaaatatgttttcttctcCCAAAGATAAGAGACATCGGGAGATTCATAATCTTAATTTAAAGCCTAAGAAATTAATTATTGTGAAGTGAAGTCAACACTTTCTCATTCTTAAGGTACGAGCTTGTATCCAACTTCTTTTAAGTTGTGGACAATCTGCTTCTTCTACAAATTAACATTTCCAACAGTTAGAGTAAGATACAGTAAGATAACTGTGTATACTGGATATAAACAGTATTTGTCTGAATAATGAGTCAAAGGTGGCATGCAAATTAGGTAGTTATAAAAGTAATTGTGTTATCAGTGTCATGCTGATTGAAATCACAAACTCTAATTGATTTTATGGCAAGGCAAAACTTGCACAAACTAAATCAGTGAGGATTTGTGCGATCAGAGTTATATTTGAAGCCTTGGCAGTTGCTCTGGTTTATCCGAACCTGGCTTCTGCATCAGAGCCTGCTGAGTAAGTTTAACTGCTTCTATTTCTGCTTTAGGAGATAACCACAAGGAAAAAAGGGCTAAATCAACCACATTCTCTCTGTGGTCCTCCCCATCTGCTCTCCTGTTCCCTTCCCAGTCTTTTAAACATCAGTAAACCTGTTTCATAACGTGCACAACGGCCAAATTAAACCACTTTCAGGGCGCCTGAAAGTTTTCAatggctgtgattggtcagtgtAGCTGTGTGCGCACTTGATCATGTTCAGTTTATTGAcatcttttatttgtttttgtgtcgtAGCTGAAGTGAAGCGTGTCGGGGACACTGTACTCGGCATGGCCACGCAGTGTGTGCAGGTGAAGAATGTTCAGAAGACGACACCTCAGACTCTCTCCAACCTCTGTCTGAAGATCAATGTGAAGCTGGGTGGCGTCAATAACATCCTGCTCCCACAGGGCAGGTTAGTGGACATACTACTACACTCTAATTGAAACCCTGACAGTAACACGATGACGCCCACATGAGTCTcataacaaaaaatgtttttttgttttttttcgttGCCCCTTTGTCTGCACTGTGTATTTGCTCCAGGCCGTTGGTGTTCCAGCAGCCAGTAATCTTCCTCGGTGCAGATGTGACTCATCCGCCTGCAGGAGATGGAAAAAAGCCTTCCATCGCTGCTGTAAGTAACattacaacacaacatgaacagAGTAGCTTCAAATAAGTGAGGTGTAATATCATTATAGCTGAAATTACAGAGAATAACTGACCATCCCTGCAGCTGTGGAgcttctttcagctcattgcATTAGTTTAATGGTCTCCACATTTACCTAAAGGTTGAGTTTCAGCTGCTCCCATCAGTCGCTGTATGTTTCAAGCAAGAATCCACTGCCAAGCGCAAAGATACACACAAGTTCCTGAAAGTTGAAACACATCCCTGCACGGAGACTCGAAATTAAGCTTCTGAATATTTGACAAGTTGCCAGAAACAATGTTGTCAAATCAAAGTTGGATTTGAAAGTAGGCAATTTGTGCTTAAAACATCAGCCATCACGACTTTATAAGCATTTATAAGCACAGGACCTGAGACGTAAGAAATCGTCATCCAACCGTATTATTGTCTGCACATAACGAGagatgttaaaggggacatagcatgcccattttaccacaagttgatatggttccttggggtcttaatgaaatgtctgtaacatactttggtcaaaataccacaaggatcatataaaacagcaccctttttaccctgtataaaacagccctccacagagcgacctgttttgagtgcctgttcctttaaatgctaatgagccagctcccccctcccccctcatgattttaaacgatataaattacatattttatatgatataaattatcaaatatgcatcccatactttgtattccccttgttgtcctggagttttaattttcccaatcacataattaaatgtccccctctgcccatccactacaagcacacaagcagacagacagagagagaaagagaggggtggggggggggggctatgaagaccatcatttacccccgaaccccgacattcaacgggtacaacaacaagcggagaaagcagaatcgcgggctgaccttatatatacagtctatggggctgaccagcggagaaatgcacgtcccgtgtgaacagccaggcggctgcgcgcttgagaacggcgctgcgctgcctcgcagctgcgcttccgcgtccggtgtaccccggcataactactgtaacccggcgtacagtagagctgaacactgcggaagtcttccacacagctggcagtatggaagaccgctgcgaggcagcgcagcgccgttctccagcgcacagccgcctggctgttcacacgggacgagcatttctccgctggtcagccccatagactgtatatataaggtcagcccgcgattctgctttctccgcttgttgttgtacccgttgaatgtcgggggttcgggggttacagtagcgctgaacactgcggaagtcctccacactgccggctgtgtggcgctgacacaaattccagctcacgcacgggagagcgagcggtcgctcccgagcagctgctgcagcctcccagtcccaacgatccagacaaatgccacatgtgagtgaatcgcgggctgaccagcggagaaatgctcgtcccgtgtgaacagcccggctgcgtgcttgggaacggcgctgcgctgcctcgcagcctcgctgcctccggtgtaaacccggaagtaacgagtgtggggggacggggggtggggtgggccaagaccatgtagggagacttccagttccttgttacgaaacaatacccaggaagcgcaatcgagtcgctcaagcatgacgtttctgacttagaggaactataacaaaacgcgcgagtgttttttccccagagtttttgggttggtagacatgccagatacccacattaacctgtagaagcactaacaaagtggaatttgcatgctatgtcccctttaaaagtAATCAAAACGTATCACCCTTTCATTTCTGACATcgcattttcatttcatttacattcTGGATAACTTTGATGTTATACTAAGGATAtttgctcttcctcttcaggTTGTTGGTAGTATGGATGCCCACCCGAGCAGATACTGTGCCACAGTCCGGGTGCAGCAGCACCGTCAGGACATCATCCAGGACTTGGCCACCATGGTGAGGGAGCTTCTCATTCAGTTCTACAAGTCCACCCGCTTCAAGCCCACCAGGATAATCTACTACCGCGATGGCATCTCCGAGGGCCAGTTTAACCAGGTGGCTTGCACAGTGAGGATGTTCCCTGAAAATCTAGACAAATTTGTGTTGCTGATTTCTTCCAAATCCACATCCTTTCAGCTTATTAATCCTCAATATATTCTTGACTTGCACTTGTGCAGGTTCTTCAGCATGAACTGCTGGCCATCCGTGAGGCCTGCATCAAACTAGAGAAGGACTACCAGCCCGGTATCACCTTTGTTGTCGTGCAAAAGAGACACCACACAAGACTGTTCTGTATGGACAGAAATGAGAGGGTCAGTACTGCATCATTGAGATTAATATGAATGTTGATTGTTTCATAGCCTAGCTCTAAAATGAGAGCGAGCCCATTGCCACTGTGTTGTAATCTGTCTTGGTACTTAGGCACTAACACATTTTTTGGTGTATTTCTGCAGGTTGGGAAGAGCGGCAACATCCCTGCAGGCACCACGGTGGATACGAAAATTACTCACCCATCCGAGTTTGACTTCTACCTTTGCAGTCACGCTGGAATTCAGGTAAAAATAGGATTAGGATCGAGTGGAACTGAATCACCAAGTGAAGCATGGCATGTTTCTCTGAGTTATTTGAGAAAAAAGGACCAAAAGTTTAGGGTAACAATTATTAATGGATCAATGGGTTTTGGCTCAACACCTGTCATTCATTGTTTCTCCTTGCAGGGCACCAGCCGGCCGTCTCACTACCACGTGCTCTGGGACGACAACCACTTCACTGCAGACGAACTGCAGGTTCTCACCTACCAGCTTTGCCACACTTACGTGCGCTGCACCCGGTCAGTTTCCATCCCAGCACCAGCCTACTACGCCCATTTGGTGGCTTTCAGGGCTCGCTATCACCTGGTGGACAAAGAGCATGATAGGTAAGAATTCAATGGCATTTGCTGTATTGTAAACCTTGTCTGTAAACCTCACACAATGGACGTGGAGGACCCTAATTTTCAACTTTTCACAATTTCAGTGCTGAAGGAAGTCATACCTCAGGCCAGAGCAATGGGCGCGACCAGCAAGCCTTGGCTAAGGCCGTTCAGATCCACCAGGACACGCTGCGCACCATGTACTTTGCCTGAGAGCATACAACCCCAGGGTGGCGTGGGTGAGACTGATGGAACACACTACCATAATCCCCCTGCTGTCTCGCCGTCAGCTCTAGATAACATCACAGTGGTTTTACATCGTGATCTTCCTACTTAACAAACCTGTCAGCTGCCCATACATCTACAATTGTACTTGAGCCCCTAACCCACCCAAACCAAGCCAGCTATTAGATTACGATGCAAAAGAATCCCTCTTTCGCGGGGGTTGAGTTAGAGGAGGTTCTATATACATGTTGTGACATGTTGTGCATTCgtgtgtttgtacttgttgTAGGGGAATATgtctgagaggaagaggaaaagtttTTACACTGATGGGTGAAATCTACCATTTCTAAACAAGTGGgaattaacattttacattggGGAGGTTTCTAATTAAGCTGTTCaccctcctcctgttttttattgtttgtcatGGTCTTGGTGCTCGAAGGGCGAAGGAGACGTCAAAAAGATGAGGGGTCCCGTTCACTGTTTATATGCCTGATGTTTCGCTCCTCTGACAAACATTATTTATCAGCCAATCAAAGCAAAGTGCACTGACCAGAGTGGGTACTTAACCTGGACAAAAGTACTTAATATATTGAGGATGTGTGTGATTTTTCACATAGGGCACTATGTGATGAAAAGTGCCATTTAAGACCACCTTTCTATCGTCATTTCTATGTAAAATACGATGATATATTTGTCCCACATCTGCTGGGTTTTCAGTATTTGTCCTTGATTGACCGTGACGACCATTTTATGCCAAATCTGGTGACAACTTACAAAAGGATTCCTCGagtcagatttgttttcaaaccTCGAACCAACCGTTCATTCTAGATGGGGTGGCTTTTAGTGTCCAGATTTAAAGTGCAGCAATTTTATCCTCCGGAACTGATAAAGTTGCACCAGTAATTCCCGTACGAGAACTAGTGTATCGGGACTGGATCCCAACAAGGACTCCTTTCTAATGTACTCTGAGCCATGTTgataaaaccacacacacacgatgtaGAAATCAACATAGAagggatcttgatgaaatcaGTTTTCCTTCCTTCCGTTTTTATAGTCTATTTTAatttcaatcattttattttgtaatgaaTATGCATGTAGCTGACTCATCTTTTTAGACATTTAGGCATTCGTGACAATTGTTCCTTTCTCCTACTTGTACACATTAACCCTTCTTCGGCAGAACAAGCGTTTTCTGCGGTGTCTTTGTCAGAGCAACGTTTGCGTGGCGTATCGATATCCGGGCGTACGGTACAGGGGAGTGAAAGCTGAGTTTAACTGATTGaaatttcctttaaaaaaaactcttgaatTATAGTGTTTGCTCCGGGAAACGGGAGCAGTCGTCGCACAAAAGCTTGGGTTTTATGCAAATGACTTTTTGTGAGTctttatactatatatagtaATGTTGGTAATAAGGTATATTTTGAATAAGCTTTCAGTGAAGGCTGCTGAAAATACTATAAAGATTTTTGTTAAAGTGACTGGCCCACATGTAGTCTAAATTAACACTGTCTATTTGTATACagattttaaatgcaaatatccTCTTGCCTTTTGGAGACTGTTACAGTCTTACTAATAATTCTAGACGTTTCCTAACACCCCACCTAAGTTTTACTACTAAGTTAAGCTGGCGAATGTTCACAAAGCCCTGATCAGAGGCAAGTAGTCTATTTTCTAACTATGCATCATTTGTATCCAAGAGATTTAACAGTGGGTTATCTCACAGGAATTTAGGTCATTTATAGAGGTAGATAATCAGggccttttttttgttatctatgttttttttagcatGTTGCATTTAGTAGCGTTTCTTAGTGCTTATCAGCATCTTCATGCCTTTCTAACGGGATGAAGTATTTATGTGGTTATTTGTAACATTGTAGATTTtataacctttaaaaaaaaaaaaaaccttgggTGTATCCTTTGTAACACACGATCTTTCTTAGCCAAACAAGATTACAAACTTTTACATGATTTAATAATCGAAAAAAAGACATGGAAGCACAACAAGACATGTTGATCTCTAGGTGCTAGAAGTTTTCACTGTAAACCACCTTTAAAATCCTCACTGGATTTGGTCCACAGAGCTTTTTCCTCGTACGCTAAAGGAAGCTTCATCATTTCGAGgatcttctcttctctctcaaaTTGACGACCTCTCCCCGTTACCCTCTGAACTCATTACCTGCAAAGCAACTAGAAAAAAGCCGACTGACTGTGTTTGTGGGgcattcttaaaaaaaaaaaaaaaaatcacctacTTGATATTTACTGTTATGATGTCAATATTGTTCTTATGGGTGCTGGTCTCACAACATGTAGATTTGGATGCACTTTTGATAGCAGAACGTTGGTATGGCTTCTATAGATGTAGTTCCTCAATCCAAGCAGGAGACTCGGCCATACTGTGTGACACTGGCGTAATTGTATGGAAATGGCCGTGTGTTCTACCTCTTGTTACCTGTTTTAAGTGTTATGGTAACATCACAACACTGGCCATTTCTGTATAATTACCCCTGCTATCTCTCTAATTGGCATTGTTTGAGTCTTGCATTTACAGTAGAGGTTTAAAACGCTTGGCGTGCGTGATGTCCAACGTGCTTTTCTTAGTTTGTCCTTGTGATTTTTAGTAGTTTTACTCAAACTGATAAGAgagaatgtctttttttttctttcctttttagtGGTTTTGAGCGTCTAGCTGTACGACCAAATCCttgaagtgtgtttgtattcacaCACAGCTTTT encodes:
- the ago2 gene encoding protein argonaute-2 isoform X2; the protein is MYSSPGATEMTEPARSSGSLSSDPPSSPVPEYVFKPPSRPDFGTMGRTIKLQANFFEMEIPKLEVYHYDIDIKPEKCPRRVNREIVEHMVQHFKTQIFGDRKPVYDGRKNLYTAMPLPIGRDKVELEVTIPGEGKDRSFKVSIKWMSCVSLQALHEALAGRLPSVPFETIQALDVVMRHLPSMRYTPVGRSFFTPSEGCSNPLGGGREVWFGFHQSVRPSLWKMMLNIDVSATAFYKAQPVIEFMCEVLDFKSIEEQQKPLTDSQRVKFTKEIKGSTDSGGISNSRLLCPGLKVEITHCGQMKRKYRVCNVTRRPASHQTFPLQQENGQTIECTVAQYFKDKYKLILRYPHLPCLQVGQEQKHTYLPLEVCNIVAGQRCIKKLTDNQTSTMIRATARSAPDRQDEISKLMRSANFNTDPYVREFGVMVRDEMTEVNGRVLQAPSILYGGRNKAIATPIQGVWDMRNKQFHTGIEIKVWAIACFAPQRQCTELLLKAFTDQLRKISRDAGMPIQGQPCFCKYAQGADSVEPMFRHLKYTYQGLQLVVVILPGKTPVYAEVKRVGDTVLGMATQCVQVKNVQKTTPQTLSNLCLKINVKLGGVNNILLPQGRPLVFQQPVIFLGADVTHPPAGDGKKPSIAAVVGSMDAHPSRYCATVRVQQHRQDIIQDLATMVRELLIQFYKSTRFKPTRIIYYRDGISEGQFNQVACTVLQHELLAIREACIKLEKDYQPGITFVVVQKRHHTRLFCMDRNERVGKSGNIPAGTTVDTKITHPSEFDFYLCSHAGIQGTSRPSHYHVLWDDNHFTADELQVLTYQLCHTYVRCTRSVSIPAPAYYAHLVAFRARYHLVDKEHDSAEGSHTSGQSNGRDQQALAKAVQIHQDTLRTMYFA
- the ago2 gene encoding protein argonaute-2 isoform X3, which gives rise to MYSSPGATEMTEPARSSGSLSSDPPSSPVPEYVFKPPSRPDFGTMGRTIKLQANFFEMEIPKLEVYHYDIDIKPEKCPRRVNREIVEHMVQHFKTQIFGDRKPVYDGRKNLYTAMPLPIGRDKVELEVTIPGEGKDRSFKVSIKWMSCVSLQALHEALAGRLPSVPFETIQALDVVMRHLPSMRYTPVGRSFFTPSEGCSNPLGGGREVWFGFHQSVRPSLWKMMLNIDVSATAFYKAQPVIEFMCEVLDFKSIEEQQKPLTDSQRVKFTKEIKGLKVEITHCGQMKRKYRVCNVTRRPASHQTFPLQQENGQTIECTVAQYFKDKYKLILRYPHLPCLQVGQEQKHTYLPLEVCNIVAGQRCIKKLTDNQTSTMIRATARSAPDRQDEISKLMRSANFNTDPYVREFGVMVRDEMTEVNGRVLQAPSILYGGRVRGATADNKAIATPIQGVWDMRNKQFHTGIEIKVWAIACFAPQRQCTELLLKAFTDQLRKISRDAGMPIQGQPCFCKYAQGADSVEPMFRHLKYTYQGLQLVVVILPGKTPVYAEVKRVGDTVLGMATQCVQVKNVQKTTPQTLSNLCLKINVKLGGVNNILLPQGRPLVFQQPVIFLGADVTHPPAGDGKKPSIAAVVGSMDAHPSRYCATVRVQQHRQDIIQDLATMVRELLIQFYKSTRFKPTRIIYYRDGISEGQFNQVLQHELLAIREACIKLEKDYQPGITFVVVQKRHHTRLFCMDRNERVGKSGNIPAGTTVDTKITHPSEFDFYLCSHAGIQGTSRPSHYHVLWDDNHFTADELQVLTYQLCHTYVRCTRSVSIPAPAYYAHLVAFRARYHLVDKEHDSAEGSHTSGQSNGRDQQALAKAVQIHQDTLRTMYFA
- the ago2 gene encoding protein argonaute-2 isoform X1 codes for the protein MYSSPGATEMTEPARSSGSLSSDPPSSPVPEYVFKPPSRPDFGTMGRTIKLQANFFEMEIPKLEVYHYDIDIKPEKCPRRVNREIVEHMVQHFKTQIFGDRKPVYDGRKNLYTAMPLPIGRDKVELEVTIPGEGKDRSFKVSIKWMSCVSLQALHEALAGRLPSVPFETIQALDVVMRHLPSMRYTPVGRSFFTPSEGCSNPLGGGREVWFGFHQSVRPSLWKMMLNIDVSATAFYKAQPVIEFMCEVLDFKSIEEQQKPLTDSQRVKFTKEIKGSTDSGGISNSRLLCPGLKVEITHCGQMKRKYRVCNVTRRPASHQTFPLQQENGQTIECTVAQYFKDKYKLILRYPHLPCLQVGQEQKHTYLPLEVCNIVAGQRCIKKLTDNQTSTMIRATARSAPDRQDEISKLMRSANFNTDPYVREFGVMVRDEMTEVNGRVLQAPSILYGGRVRGATADNKAIATPIQGVWDMRNKQFHTGIEIKVWAIACFAPQRQCTELLLKAFTDQLRKISRDAGMPIQGQPCFCKYAQGADSVEPMFRHLKYTYQGLQLVVVILPGKTPVYAEVKRVGDTVLGMATQCVQVKNVQKTTPQTLSNLCLKINVKLGGVNNILLPQGRPLVFQQPVIFLGADVTHPPAGDGKKPSIAAVVGSMDAHPSRYCATVRVQQHRQDIIQDLATMVRELLIQFYKSTRFKPTRIIYYRDGISEGQFNQVACTVLQHELLAIREACIKLEKDYQPGITFVVVQKRHHTRLFCMDRNERVGKSGNIPAGTTVDTKITHPSEFDFYLCSHAGIQGTSRPSHYHVLWDDNHFTADELQVLTYQLCHTYVRCTRSVSIPAPAYYAHLVAFRARYHLVDKEHDSAEGSHTSGQSNGRDQQALAKAVQIHQDTLRTMYFA
- the ago2 gene encoding protein argonaute-2 isoform X4 codes for the protein MYSSPGATEMTEPARSSGSLSSDPPSSPVPEYVFKPPSRPDFGTMGRTIKLQANFFEMEIPKLEVYHYDIDIKPEKCPRRVNREIVEHMVQHFKTQIFGDRKPVYDGRKNLYTAMPLPIGRDKVELEVTIPGEGKDRSFKVSIKWMSCVSLQALHEALAGRLPSVPFETIQALDVVMRHLPSMRYTPVGRSFFTPSEGCSNPLGGGREVWFGFHQSVRPSLWKMMLNIDVSATAFYKAQPVIEFMCEVLDFKSIEEQQKPLTDSQRVKFTKEIKGLKVEITHCGQMKRKYRVCNVTRRPASHQTFPLQQENGQTIECTVAQYFKDKYKLILRYPHLPCLQVGQEQKHTYLPLEVCNIVAGQRCIKKLTDNQTSTMIRATARSAPDRQDEISKLMRSANFNTDPYVREFGVMVRDEMTEVNGRVLQAPSILYGGRNKAIATPIQGVWDMRNKQFHTGIEIKVWAIACFAPQRQCTELLLKAFTDQLRKISRDAGMPIQGQPCFCKYAQGADSVEPMFRHLKYTYQGLQLVVVILPGKTPVYAEVKRVGDTVLGMATQCVQVKNVQKTTPQTLSNLCLKINVKLGGVNNILLPQGRPLVFQQPVIFLGADVTHPPAGDGKKPSIAAVVGSMDAHPSRYCATVRVQQHRQDIIQDLATMVRELLIQFYKSTRFKPTRIIYYRDGISEGQFNQVLQHELLAIREACIKLEKDYQPGITFVVVQKRHHTRLFCMDRNERVGKSGNIPAGTTVDTKITHPSEFDFYLCSHAGIQGTSRPSHYHVLWDDNHFTADELQVLTYQLCHTYVRCTRSVSIPAPAYYAHLVAFRARYHLVDKEHDSAEGSHTSGQSNGRDQQALAKAVQIHQDTLRTMYFA